AGTAAGGAAGTGGCTCTTGAAAATGGCATTAATGTAACCCACTCAGAATACGGTTTTGGATTTGAAGGGTACACTGGTAATCCTATTGTTGATTTGATGAGGAATTTGCGTGGAACTAAGATCACAATGTCCCGCAGCGATGTTGAGGATCTTCTCAGACTATGTCATGGGAAACACACGAGGAAGGAGGACCTGATTGCCATTTTCAAGGAGTCTAAACCCTTTGCTTCCATGAGTGAAATCAAAAACAAGTTCAAGAAGTACATGACTCGTCTTAAAATCGACGACAAGCCTCATCGTTGGATGGTTACTCCTGAGGCCGCTAAACTCTTCAACATTCGCAAGGAACTCGACCGGATCCTCACACATCAGCTCAACACTGAAATCCTCTCAGAACCattcttttaatttttgttcacacaaattatacattattatatagatTAGTACATAAGTTAGTATATAGATTAGTACACAAGTTAGTGTATGATTGATATATTATGATATAAActattattgtataattataacaaCACACTAATGTACGtgaatataatacattGAGTTATGAAAACTTATAAAAAAGTTTCAGGAGCAAGAAGATGATGGCACTGAGGAATCCGGTGGAAAAAATCGTGACGATCCAAGTGACGAAAATCTTCCTGTACAGCCCGAAGTTGACGTGCCTAGAGGTGATTCTGGAGAAGATGCTGTGGAAGAAAGCCAGCAGGCTCTTCTTCTCGGCTCCGTATAAGCTCAGGACACTCGAAGTGTTGTCAGCGCTCACAGGACTTTCACAATGCTGGTTACTACCTTGAGGTGTGCTGACGTGAGACTCCGCATTGGCGGAATCCAAGTTTTGTTCTCCAGTTGTTTCCTCCATATCATTGGCGGGAGGATCGTTGGAAGGGTCAAGTTCCTGGTTCTTTTCGTCAATGTAGATGAGTGAGTACTGTTTATTATAGGCCGGCAGGTGCTGCACCATGCCAACGCCGAGAATTGAAGAGACTGCGACGTGGGTGGAGCTGATTGGGACTCCGAGCTGGGACAGGATGAGAACAATTGTTCCAGACGAGCAGTCGATAGTGTAACCTCTTGAGGGTGTAACGCGTGTAATGTTTAGTCCGACGGTTTTAATGACTCTGTAACCGAAAAAGGCGAGACCAAACCCCATGAGAATGCCGCCAATCATGAGAATGTACCAGGGCGTGGTCTTTACCTCCTCGTCGATGCCGTCATAGTACAGAAAGTACATTGTGGCGAAGGTCGAGACTGCGTTTGCAGTGTCATTTGAGGACTGTGAAATGATTGCTATGGACGCACCGACGATTTGAATTGCTGAAAACACGGTCTGCGTCATGTGTTTCTTACTCTTCTTGATCTCAGTTGGGACAACAACCTTCTTGTACTTTCCAATGGCCTTGCGGTTATTTGACAATTTAGAACTGTTTGAAAGAGACTTAGTTACGCTGTTTCCAGATCCGTTATGCCCGCTAGAGTTTGATTTAATGCTATTGTTTGACGTTTGCTCTCGGTAGTCTAGGTGCATATTCGAATTTGTGAAGCTTCTGCTCTTGTTAATTGAGGTCACGAAGGCGCTTTTTATCCCTGTCAAAAAGCGGTTTATGCTCGAGTCTGTCTGAGTCATTGCGTTGTCTAGTGAGTAATCATCTGGGCTTGAATCCGCTGAACTGCCTCCGTCCGGTTTCAATCTTCCTCGATTTTTTGCGTTTTTCGCATCTTCAGGCGGCTCGCCttctttataatttttagaaaatgCAGTTGAGGGTAAATTTCTGGAAGTTGAATTCTTGTCATCCTTATTTTCGGGATCTTGACAAGATTCATCAGGGTTTTCAACATCCGGTGAACAGGACTCCTTATTGTCCTCCTGCCCTGGATCTGAATGCTCTTTATCTTCCGATTTTTGGTTAAATCTATGTTTTTTTAGCCTAAATTTTCGGCTCTTTTTTTTATTTGACCTTGTGATGGTAGGGTCAATATTGTGTAATGATTCTATATAGGACCAGTTGCCCTTAATTCTAAAATGTAAAACCGTGTATGAAACAATTGTAGAAGCTGTGGACAAAATTGACAGCACTATTAAAACCGATAAAAACTTGTTCCAGTTTGACCTGGCGAACCACACGCGATAGGAGTCTGCAGATGATCCCATGTTTGATCTGAGGACTGAGTTTTCGTATGCGATGAATATCGAGAGCGGAACCGAAAAGATGATGTTGAATATCCAGTGAAAGTTCATCATGACCTTGAACGAATCTCTGCGCTTAAGAATTAACTCCTGGATTATGATGTAAAAGGTCGCGCTCACGAACACCGACAACATGGGCACTATAAACCACGAGATGACAATGTACAGCAGTTCAATCCAGCGCACTCCTGAAAAACGGCCTGAAGCCACTCCAAAACCAGCAAGAGCTCCTAAGAGACTGTGCGTCGTCGAGACTGGAATTCCAAACAGAGATGCAACGGCCAGGAAAATAAACGAGCCAAGGGAGGAGGACAACATTCCCAGCGCCAAATCCCTAGGCGCATCTGAGAAGGCagaaaagtttaaaatttttgttCTGATTGCATCAGAAACTGTTCCGCCGAGGAAAATCGAGCCTAGAATCTCAAAAACGAAAGCAATACAAATTGCCGACCGAAGGTTCAGGGTCCCGCTCCCAATCGACGTCGAAAAGGCGTTTGCCACGTCATTCGAGCCAATAGAGACGGCCAGAAGACTACAGGATATTCCAGTGGCTATCAATACCCACAAAAGTTCGGGATGTGATGATGCCATACAAGTCCGGGGTTATCCTAACATTTGGAACTACTAGGTTTCGTGAAGGTGGAAAGAAAACTACATTTAAATGTTCTGCTCATcctttataattattttcaagAATGTCTACAACTTATATTCTGTTTCCTCTCGGAGAGAGAATTTACAACGTGGCGTCCCCCATACTATAGCAGCCTCTCCGAATTCTTGAACATGCCTGCAGGTGCCTCAAATGACACTTTATTTCTTCCTTAACGCAAGCACGCGACTCTTAGAGACTTTAAAACGCTCTAACCCATGAATAGTAAAAATACGTGCCTGTGCGTCGACAAACTTAACCAGTTACATAACACAATCCACACAGAACTCACTGATTGCAAGGATAAGGTttggaattttaaaatttcaagtTTAACAAAGGAAAGAGATTCGCTACTGCTTAGGTATGACCCATTTTTGCTCGTTTTATTCACCTCTTATACACATTTCCCTGATACACCctgtgtaaattttttttcCTAATTTTCAccttaattttttatataccACCGTTAAAGTGTATTTTgaattatctttattttatcgTTAGTATATGGCTAAATAACCCCAACTACCTAACATAATTCCCTATGTACTAATTCACGGTGTTGTAGAAACGAGGATTTGAGGTCAAAGTTGACCGATTTACAGTCTAAGATAGCTTCGGACCCTTTTATGGCCAGAAGATATTACGAGCTTTGTAACAATAAACCCTCAGAATTCTTGGAAAATAGCGATATTTCTCAAGTGTATAAGCAGCTTTACACATATCAGGTACGAAGTATTGGATGATAGAACAATTTTCAGGACTTGAATAAGGAGTTAACGGAACGTCTGTCACTGGAACAGATGAATTCCATGTCCTGGAAGCACAAGTTTTACGATCTAGAGAAGAAAATTTCATCCCAAATTTCGGAACTTTTGCAGCTGACCCAGGCTGGAAATTGTGTAGAAACCACAGATTACGCCAAGTTTAAAACTGAACATTACTGTAAAGTAGCAAAGGAAGCCTTAGAACTGCTAAAACAAGCCCAAAACAGGATTGAAGGAGACCGttacagtattatttacatagatttatatttaattatatactactATGTATACTAAATATGTGTTTGTAGGAATAGAATCCTATATGGACAGAGTTTCTGACTTAGAAGATCAGTTATCCCAGTATCGTTTAAGGTTTAATCAATCacaaatgatttaaattctttGCAACTGGCCTTTGTAACATAGTTTTTTGTAAAGcattattgtaaaataccttttGTAACATagattttttcaaaattttgtaaaatattggaAAATAGTTTCTATTATGATGGACAAAGATAAGAGAGTTAAGGATCTGGTATTGCCTAGTATGTTGGAGTACAAGGTGATGGAGGATTTCAGGCGCACACTGTCAAAACGACCATACGAATATTTGGAAGATGGGAACTACGACGTGTATTTGAAGGATACTAAAAAGCAGAAGGATGAGAAGGAGCCATACGTATCAGTGCACAGAAAGGAGCTAATTAAGATATACTCAGACATTTTGACACTGATTAAACATAAACAGAAGCATATAAACTCACAACTCGTTAACCCGAAGTTCGATATTGCAAGACATAACTTTATTTGCATTTGCAAAAATTCAGTCAAGTTCCATGACTACTATTTGAAGTCTGGATCTCCACCACGCAGTGTGTCTGAACTCAAATCTAAACCTGAAAAAATGCCTAAAGTTCCAGAGGAAAAGCCGGCAGTTAAGCCCAAACCCGAAACTCCAGAGTTAAATGAGACTAATTATGAAAAGGCATATTTGGTATCAACATCGAGGACTGACGAGAGCCAACAAGATGATTACTACTCGCGTTTAGATACCTACTTCAGCCTTAAATCAAAGGAACACACATCGCCATCGACTGAAAGGGTTAAATCGACCAAATTAGTGGATAAGAGTGGTAAGGGAGTAACATTTGCAGGAGTTGGCAGTGTGCAAAAAACTAGTTCATTTGTAGATCCTGTGAAAAAAGCTGATTCACTTGTTGAAAGTTTGCAAAAAAGTGAAACGTTTTCCTCAGAATCATATCCTGAGTCAATGGAACGCAAAGATACGTATAAAGTCGAAGATTTGATGCAACTCCCATCACTGAATATTGAGGCTTTGCACCCTTCAGAGTCTCGAGAGAGTTCAGTGGAATCAGTTAAGGTAAGGCCAAAACCAAGAGAAAGGAAAGTAAAAGATGTGAAAACTGGAGATAAACAAGTTGAACAAACTGTTTATGGAGTTGATGAAAAAGTAGATAAAGAAGGTGAACTGGACTTCCAAAAGAGTTCATTGTTGAATAACCAGGAGGCTGAGATGAGGAACGACTTGTTGCACTTGTTTGAGAGTGTGGGAGTCCTTTCAGACTTGCCAAGGGAAAGATTGCTTGAGTTGAGTTCTCACTTTAAGTTGAGGTCATTTTTTGCAAAAACAAGTATAATTCTGGCAGGAGAATACCCGAAGGAGTTTTACATAGTAGCATCAGGTACAGTGTCGAGTTATGCTTATGACCCAACTGACACTGAGGACACTTACAGGAGAACATATCTTAGTTCAGACTACTTTGGAGAGTCGTTCATCATCGATGATGTTCCGAGTGACGAGTTCTACGTGGCAGACACACACGTCACACTCCAGGCGATGAACTCTAAACTTTTCAGAACACTGTTGGCAGACCAGTTTAACGCCTTCAAGTGTAGATTAAATGAGCTTAAGCACTATGCCAGTTATGGAGCACACAGACTTGGAACAGGGAAGTTTCTCAGTACCAGGTTTGGAACTGCTAGATTGGGAACCGGGAAATTTGGTAATGTTAAGGTTGGAACTGTTAGATTGGGGACTAAAATTGGAACAAATCTTAATTTGGATAGGTTTATGACAGATGAGAAGGAAGTTAAGGCATACACAGTTTTGGGAAAGGAGTTACTTGGGTTTATGAAGAGTTTCTACTTTTTTGCAAAGTATGAGCAGATGAATAAGTTGGCTAAAAAGGTAACGTACCAGGAGTACTCTAACAAGGAGATTTTAGAAGATGTGGCTAAGGGTAGTGGCTTGTTTTTGATATTCAAGGGTAGAATATCCCTGCAAATCTACGAACAAAGTTATAATAGACAACTGGAACTTGTATCCTTTGCACCAAACTCGTACTTTTTCAATTTCAGACCTAATAGTGAAACTGTAGCCAACATACTAGACAGGAAGTCTTTAGTTGTAACTGAAAATGTAAAACTGCTGTATTTGGCTCAAAAGTATGTACAAAAGTGCTTATCAGAATCCTTACCGCAAATGACAACGTACCTTGAAAATCTGTACAAATCAAGGTATATCCACATTGCTACCGTTGGTGATAAAGTTACGAGTAGCACCAGTAGTGATGAGGATAGTGAAGATTCAGTTGATGATATAGTTCCTGACAAAACTGCTTCCTCATCAGAAGGCACTGAATCATCTAGTGATGATTCGCCCAGTTTATCTGAGTCTCCTGTTGCCCCTAAGGATTTGTCAGATTCTCCAGAACCTTCTAAGGATTCTTCTGGAACTATTAATGACACTGAACCTACGCCTGAGGATAGCATTGAAAGTATAAAGGAATCAACTGACAGTGTCAAGTGTAGTGAACAAACTGTTGAGGATAGTGAAAGTGTCAAAGAAAGCGAGCCTGTCCCTGATGATAGCAGTGAAACTATAAAAGAATCTACAGACAGTGTTAAAGACACCGACCCTATCATTGAGGATACTATAATTGAGGATAGCGAGAGTGTTAAGGATTCAGAACAAACCCTTGAGGACAGTGAAAGTCTTAAGGGTAGTGAACAAAGTCCGGAAAGTGCTTCTGAAGATGGTCTGATCGTCTCAAGACGGTCTTTTGAATATCCTGCCGATGTTTCAATTCGTGGGTCAACCTACAGAAGTGAAAAACTCGATAGTTCAAGAACTGGCTCCAATTTACAGAGCAGACGTGATAGTTCTAGAAGTGTTTCAACCCTGGAAAATAAGCTTGATAGTTCAAGAAGTAGTAAACTCGAGTCTAAGGAGTCGTCAAGGTCGAGATTATCGGGTGGCTCATTACTCAACAGGACTGTTTCCAGAAGATCATTTGAGGATCCAGCTGAAGTTTCAATTAGAGGTTCGACATATAGAAGCGAGACCCTTGATAGTTCCAGGACAAGTTTGGCAAGTGGTGCATCAGTTCtcaataaaattgtatcCAGAAGGTCATTTGACGATCCAGTGGACGTTTCAATTCGTGGATCAACTTACAGAAGTGAAAAACTAGATAGTTCAAGGACTGTCTCAAGCTTACAAACTAAACCTTCTCCCGTTCCGGATCTCGAACGTATAGTATCAAGACGTTCATTTGAGGATGCTGTTGACGTTTCCATACGTGGTTCCACATTTAGGAGCGAGAGGCCCGACAGTTCTAGAAGTGGCTCTAGTTTGCAAAATAAGCTTGACAGCTCTAGATCTAACCTTACAAGTGGTTCATCGGTGCTTAACAAAATTGTCTCTAGAAGGTCTTTTGAAGACCCTGTTGATGTTTCAATTAGAGGTTCTACGTACAGAAGTGATACACTAGATAGCTCAAGAACCAGTTCAAGCCTGGAAAATAAACTTGATAGTTCAAGGAGTAGTAAATTAGGGCCTAAGGAATCAGCAAGATCAAGTTTAAGCAGCGGTAGTGAACGTTTTgtggataaaataatgaggAAAATGGAATCATATAAATCACTAATCTACTCATCCGATACACCAAAAACCACAAGTAAAGATGAAAGCGCTAGAGATTTAACTGATGGTAGTGTTAAAGAAAGTGTTAAGGATGAGTTGGATTATGAAATGATCAGGAAAAACACATTAATGGCATCACACATGTTGATTTCGGATACTGAGCTTACGTCAAGAACATCTTCTAACGATAAACCTGAGTCATCAGAACACGTAGTATCTGATCAAGTTTCATCATCAAGAGCTTCTTCTGGAAGGCGCTTGTCCAAAACTTTTTCATCGGGGCAAGTTGAGCCAGTTGTGAACATTAGTGAACAAGTAGTTAAGAGTTTGGAAACATTTGTCTCAGATGAGAATAATAGAGAGAGGGATAACAATTTGTTTGACAGCATAAAGGAAAGTGACGCTAGCAGCGTAGCAAGTGAAGTTAAGttcatatttaacattcCAAATTTGGAGGATGTGAATGTACCGAAACTGAAGCTTGAGACTCAAGATGTTGGTGAGAAGTTGGATAGCTCAAGAGTTGATGGTAACGATAACTTTGTAAGTATAAAAACACTACcaatgtataataatttgaagcCTGATATTGGTAAGGAGCGTGAAATTAAGTATGTTGACCACCATAGCCTGGATGAAGCTGTAGAGGCCTCTGAGAACATGTTTGAGGATGAAAAGCAACAAATGTCAGATAAGATAGTTCACAGACAAACCTCTTCGTCATTTTTGCTAACCTCAAATTCTATCAACTACGGAGATGCCTCAGCAGAAAAAATTGCGAGATTGGAAGCACTGGATCAGTTGAtaagtaaaaattacccCTCTGTCCAAGAATCTATTAACACCGTAGTAGAAGTTATACGATTAAGGTCTCTTAATACACAGTCTTCCATTACACCGCCGGTTCTTACACCCTCAGTTCATTCAGTTGATAATGACATGGAAGTGGAAAAGGAGGATCAATTACAGACTGATATGTCTGAAAAGGTTGAAAAATTGGATGAGTTTGGGACAAAATCACCATCACTTGACATTAGTGAGATACCAGAccttaaaaaaatattgtCAAAAGTCCACGAAATGTACGTTGGCAAAGACGACAAAGAACAGTCACTAAGTGGATCCCGGTTCTCATCAATAGACGATGTATATATACACTTGGacaaaattgaaaaattatattccAAATCATACACCACTGAGATGGATCGCACTGAGCCTAAAGTTGATGATGTTCCTAAACCCCAACTTGACGTTGGTGAACCTGTGGGTAGTATGGGTACTATGGATAGTGTTTATGGACTTGACAGTATGTATAAATCTAGGGATGATGTCGAGGTTGAAAAGGTTACTGAAGATCCTGAAATTGATGTTCCTGAGCTTGAACTTGTTGATGAAACTATGGGTAGTATGGATAGTGGTGTGTATGGGTTGGATACCATGTACAAGTCCAACGATAGTATGTTTGAATTGGAAACATTGTATAAACAAACTTCAAATGTGGTTAACAAATCCCTATCTGATGAAATTTACGATACTGACAAAGACGAAGTTTTAGAGCAAACTGAACCTCAAGATACCCTACTCAACACCATCAGCAAATCATTTGATACGATAACCCAGGAATTGACAGTGGATAATATAACCAAGAAATTATCAATGGATAGTATAActgataaattaagtttGGATAACTTAACAGAAGGAATGTCAATTGATGATTTAAGTAAGAAATTCACAATGGATAGCATAGCTGGAAAATTATCTGTTGATGGTATAACTGAGAAACTGTCTGTAGATGGAATAACTGAGAAGTTTGAAGGAATAACATTGGATAACCTGAGTAGAGAGATAAGTAACATTGGTGAAGAGATTACAGGAATGCTTTCGTCTAAATCAAGTGTGAGAAGTGGTTTAGGGCCTGAGGAATTGGCTAAGGATGAAGAAGTTGAAGAAAAACAGGAACCGAGTGTGTTTGAATCTTCAAAATTAATGATCAGTAGCATTTTCgataatattacaatttacCCATCAAAAACCCAGACACCAACTGAATCATCTGATCAGACACAAGTGGAACAAAAAGAAGAACAGTATCAACAAAATCAACAAGATGAGGAATATGGTGTAGTGGAGTTGAGTGAGAACAATGTATTTATTGACAAGTATAATTTGGTGAGGAGAATAAGCTTGGATTCATCGTCATCATATGTTAGCTCGACGAGTAGTACGGAAAGAACCACTTCAGATAGTGGGGGCCAAACTCTTGAAAATTCATCTGGAGAATACACACAGCCAAACCAGTCAATTGAATACAGTGATGGTTCCAGCCTTTTGAACTTCCCAGCAGCCCAAGTCATTGACTCCACTGATAGTGTTAATCTTGATAGTGCTAGTTTAGATAGTGGAACAGTGGATACAAGTGCTATGGATATGGATCATAGCGTGTTAGACAACAGTGTCACCGTGGACAATAGTGCAATGGATATGGATAACAGTCCTAAGGATAGTGCTGATGTGAGTTATTTGACCAGTGATAAAGGGTTACACTCGAGTGTTGAGTCGTTTGGAACTGATGATTTCTCTGAGTCAGTACACTCAACAGATTCCTCAGCCTCAGTAACAATGGATAACAGTGTTACCTTAGATAACAGTGTGACTGCTGACAATAGTGTTACAATGAAGGAAAGTTCGGAGTCAAGTGAATTGTCAGAATCTGAACTGACAAGCTCGTTAAGCAGTAGAAGCGACGTTGACAAGGGCACAAATACCGTAAGTCTTAGTGAGGATACTCACTCTCTCTGTTCATCATTAAATACAACTACTGACACCTCAACAACTAGCATTAATTCCTCAGATAATACTACAATAACGGATAGCTCTAATACCAGTTTGACTGAGAGTGTGAGTATGAGCGATTCAGTTGACACTAGTTTAACTGAAAGTTCGAGCAGTAGACGAACGAGCATGGATAGTGATTTCCAAGACGGCACTGGACTTAATAATCAGTCGCCATTTTCTGGATTATCCGATAACTCCTCTATTGTTTATAGTAAACAGTTTTCTGACTTCAATGAATCACAATCTGATCAACAAGACTTAGAACAGCATGATTGTTTGGGGGACCAAAATGTAGAACAAGATAAATTTAGAGTTGAGGTAGATTCACAAAGACAAAATTTGGAACAAGATAACTTCAAAGGTGATTTAGATTTAGAAAGCCAAAACTTCAGACACCTTGAATCTGATTTAGAGAACCAGAATTTTGGAAATTTTCAAAGAGATTTAGAAAAACAAGATTACTCTAAAGATAAAGTGAATTCTGATGAATTTGAGGGTGATTATGATGACCAAAAATATGAAGATGAGGGAATGGATGAAGAATACGTTGATACAGATGAAACAGTAGATTCATATGAAGAAGAGGAAGAGGAATACGATGAGGAGATGATATTGAACATAAAGAATTTATTCATGTCAACATTAAAGAATAAGTACAAGTCAATAGGAGCCTCATTTAATGCAATGGACCTAGAATGTACAGGAATGGTAACTTGTGAAGTGTTCTTGAGTTTCATTGAGAAGTTAGGAATTGGAGCAATAGATCACAGAGAACAGAACCTGATGTTTGAACTGTTGAAGGAGGATGGGAAAGACTACATAACAGTTGCCTCGTTTTACAGGTTCAGTGGGGAATGTGTTACCACATTACCTGAGTTGAATCAGCACTTTATATCTATTTTTGGAAGCAGTAGAATGGCATTTGAGCGTTTTTTCACAACCCTAACCAAGGCAACGATGTGCTCAAGAGTTGATTTTGTTCTCATTTTGACTCAGGTTGGCATACCTGAAAAGGATGCAAATATTTTGTTTGATGCTGTTGACGTTTGCGAGAAAGATTCTGTGTCAGTTTTCACAATCCTAAAGATTTTAGTAGGGGATTGGGATGCAGTAACTGCTTTCGAGTATGAAGAAAAGATTAACACCAACTTTAATAGACTGCTGACATATCTCTCACCTGAGACTGATAACTTTAACAGTGAATTCACAAGAACACTCTCAAGTCAGTTTTTCGAACAGGGACTCGACTGCTCACTGGTAAATGACTCTTACGAAGAGTTTTACATTGACAGAGAATTGTTTTACTTTGACGAACTTTACTCTTTGATCTCCTCTAAACCTGAGTTTAAACAGGTATCATTGCCACAAAAGAGGTTTATCATTTCACTCTTCAACATAATAACATTTGGGCCAAGCGCAGCCAGTTCAGAATCAGATGAAGACTCCAATCCACCAGAAGAATTCGCTGGGGAAGATAAGATGGAACATGTGGATTTAATATGTAGTAATGAGTATGATGTGCCATTGATAGCATTGATAAGTGGTAGTGCAGATATGAGTTTTGAAGGTATAACTTACCCTAAACACGTTAAGTTTAATGGCCCTTCATTCCCAAATTATGAACAGTTTATACAATCAGCACATGTTTACACAAGTCCAGAGCCCATTCCAACTAATAAAACGCCGTGTAACTATAACATTACAGTTGCAAACCCACAAAGTAAAGCACAAGGTAGGGAGAATGTTGTTGGAATAATGCCATTAACGAGTTTCATATACAATGTTATACCACTGTTAAATGAGAGAAGTAGAAGAGTTCCTGTCATGTTCCAGTTTTTGAAAACTGTATCTAGTTTCGGTGTTTATACTGACGAGGAGTTGGATACTATAGTGGCAGCTTGTACGGTCAGGCAGTTTAAGCTTCACGAGACTGTGATTAAAACTGGTGAAGTTCCAACGCACTTTTACCTCATCTTCAATGGCTCAGTAACTATTACAAACGAGTTTAACTTCCAATTCAAAACTGTATCCAAGGGTAACTTCTTCTCCACCTTCGATATTGTCAATAATCAACTTAACACCTTCACAGTCTACGCAAACTGCACCTTGGTGCTTCTAAGTTGGGAACGTAGTGAGTTCTTCAGGGTATTTACAAAGTACTACACACTTCTCGATCACGACTCCTGCAATATGGATGACTTTCAGATCCAGGTTTCTCAAAAAAGCATTGATAAAAAAGTCTCATTTGCTGAGACAccttaattttttaacacacAAACATTAATAGTTGGTGTTTAGTACCGTTTAgtgtatattaattgtaGTATTGTAtgtagtatatagtatacattatagtatagtactgtatatagtatagcAGTATTACTAAGGAGTATTTATTATAGTGTGTTATACTGTGTATAGTAATTCTCAAGTATTCTACATTCTACCAACctaaatatattttcatcactagttaataatatacatgtGTAGTGTAGTTTATTAGGGGTGGTTATTAGGTCTTTGATCATATCTAAAGTGATAATTATCGTCTTGAAAGTGTTGCATTTGCGTGTTTTGcaaattatacattttGTGGTTCATATTTCCCATTGGGTTCATATTGCCCATCGCTCCCATATTTGCCATAGAGTTCATATTCG
Above is a window of Theileria parva strain Muguga chromosome 2, complete sequence, whole genome shotgun sequence DNA encoding:
- a CDS encoding Cyclic nucleotide-binding domain protein — encoded protein: MMDKDKRVKDLVLPSMLEYKVMEDFRRTLSKRPYEYLEDGNYDVYLKDTKKQKDEKEPYVSVHRKELIKIYSDILTLIKHKQKHINSQLVNPKFDIARHNFICICKNSVKFHDYYLKSGSPPRSVSELKSKPEKMPKVPEEKPAVKPKPETPELNETNYEKAYLVSTSRTDESQQDDYYSRLDTYFSLKSKEHTSPSTERVKSTKLVDKSGKGVTFAGVGSVQKTSSFVDPVKKADSLVESLQKSETFSSESYPESMERKDTYKVEDLMQLPSLNIEALHPSESRESSVESVKVRPKPRERKVKDVKTGDKQVEQTVYGVDEKVDKEGELDFQKSSLLNNQEAEMRNDLLHLFESVGVLSDLPRERLLELSSHFKLRSFFAKTSIILAGEYPKEFYIVASGTVSSYAYDPTDTEDTYRRTYLSSDYFGESFIIDDVPSDEFYVADTHVTLQAMNSKLFRTLLADQFNAFKCRLNELKHYASYGAHRLGTGKFLSTRFGTARLGTGKFGNVKVGTVRLGTKIGTNLNLDRFMTDEKEVKAYTVLGKELLGFMKSFYFFAKYEQMNKLAKKVTYQEYSNKEILEDVAKGSGLFLIFKGRISLQIYEQSYNRQLELVSFAPNSYFFNFRPNSETVANILDRKSLVVTENVKLLYLAQKYVQKCLSESLPQMTTYLENLYKSRYIHIATVGDKVTSSTSSDEDSEDSVDDIVPDKTASSSEGTESSSDDSPSLSESPVAPKDLSDSPEPSKDSSGTINDTEPTPEDSIESIKESTDSVKCSEQTVEDSESVKESEPVPDDSSETIKESTDSVKDTDPIIEDTIIEDSESVKDSEQTLEDSESLKGSEQSPESASEDGLIVSRRSFEYPADVSIRGSTYRSEKLDSSRTGSNLQSRRDSSRSVSTLENKLDSSRSSKLESKESSRSRLSGGSLLNRTVSRRSFEDPAEVSIRGSTYRSETLDSSRTSLASGASVLNKIVSRRSFDDPVDVSIRGSTYRSEKLDSSRTVSSLQTKPSPVPDLERIVSRRSFEDAVDVSIRGSTFRSERPDSSRSGSSLQNKLDSSRSNLTSGSSVLNKIVSRRSFEDPVDVSIRGSTYRSDTLDSSRTSSSLENKLDSSRSSKLGPKESARSSLSSGSERFVDKIMRKMESYKSLIYSSDTPKTTSKDESARDLTDGSVKESVKDELDYEMIRKNTLMASHMLISDTELTSRTSSNDKPESSEHVVSDQVSSSRASSGRRLSKTFSSGQVEPVVNISEQVVKSLETFVSDENNRERDNNLFDSIKESDASSVASEVKFIFNIPNLEDVNVPKLKLETQDVGEKLDSSRVDGNDNFVSIKTLPMYNNLKPDIGKEREIKYVDHHSLDEAVEASENMFEDEKQQMSDKIVHRQTSSSFLLTSNSINYGDASAEKIARLEALDQLISKNYPSVQESINTVVEVIRLRSLNTQSSITPPVLTPSVHSVDNDMEVEKEDQLQTDMSEKVEKLDEFGTKSPSLDISEIPDLKKILSKVHEMYVGKDDKEQSLSGSRFSSIDDVYIHLDKIEKLYSKSYTTEMDRTEPKVDDVPKPQLDVGEPVGSMGTMDSVYGLDSMYKSRDDVEVEKVTEDPEIDVPELELVDETMGSMDSGVYGLDTMYKSNDSMFELETLYKQTSNVVNKSLSDEIYDTDKDEVLEQTEPQDTLLNTISKSFDTITQELTVDNITKKLSMDSITDKLSLDNLTEGMSIDDLSKKFTMDSIAGKLSVDGITEKLSVDGITEKFEGITLDNLSREISNIGEEITGMLSSKSSVRSGLGPEELAKDEEVEEKQEPSVFESSKLMISSIFDNITIYPSKTQTPTESSDQTQVEQKEEQYQQNQQDEEYGVVELSENNVFIDKYNLVRRISLDSSSSYVSSTSSTERTTSDSGGQTLENSSGEYTQPNQSIEYSDGSSLLNFPAAQVIDSTDSVNLDSASLDSGTVDTSAMDMDHSVLDNSVTVDNSAMDMDNSPKDSADVSYLTSDKGLHSSVESFGTDDFSESVHSTDSSASVTMDNSVTLDNSVTADNSVTMKESSESSELSESELTSSLSSRSDVDKGTNTVSLSEDTHSLCSSLNTTTDTSTTSINSSDNTTITDSSNTSLTESVSMSDSVDTSLTESSSSRRTSMDSDFQDGTGLNNQSPFSGLSDNSSIVYSKQFSDFNESQSDQQDLEQHDCLGDQNVEQDKFRVEVDSQRQNLEQDNFKGDLDLESQNFRHLESDLENQNFGNFQRDLEKQDYSKDKVNSDEFEGDYDDQKYEDEGMDEEYVDTDETVDSYEEEEEEYDEEMILNIKNLFMSTLKNKYKSIGASFNAMDLECTGMVTCEVFLSFIEKLGIGAIDHREQNLMFELLKEDGKDYITVASFYRFSGECVTTLPELNQHFISIFGSSRMAFERFFTTLTKATMCSRVDFVLILTQVGIPEKDANILFDAVDVCEKDSVSVFTILKILVGDWDAVTAFEYEEKINTNFNRLLTYLSPETDNFNSEFTRTLSSQFFEQGLDCSLVNDSYEEFYIDRELFYFDELYSLISSKPEFKQVSLPQKRFIISLFNIITFGPSAASSESDEDSNPPEEFAGEDKMEHVDLICSNEYDVPLIALISGSADMSFEGITYPKHVKFNGPSFPNYEQFIQSAHVYTSPEPIPTNKTPCNYNITVANPQSKAQGRENVVGIMPLTSFIYNVIPLLNERSRRVPVMFQFLKTVSSFGVYTDEELDTIVAACTVRQFKLHETVIKTGEVPTHFYLIFNGSVTITNEFNFQFKTVSKGNFFSTFDIVNNQLNTFTVYANCTLVLLSWERSEFFRVFTKYYTLLDHDSCNMDDFQIQVSQKSIDKKVSFAETP